CCGAGTCGATCATCACCGGGAACTACGCCAACGCGCAGCAGTTCGTGCGGCAGGTGAACTCCGGGGTGGTGATGGTGAACGCCTCCACCCGCTTCTCCGACGGCAACCAGCTCGGACTCGGGGCGGAGATCGGCATCTCCACGACGAAGCTCCACTCCTTCGGCCCCATGGGGCTCGAGGACCTGACCACCACGAAGTTCATCGTGTACGGCGAAGGGCAGGTGCGCCCCTGATGAAGCGGGGGGCGCTGACAGGGGCGGCGCGATGAGAGTCGGCATCCTCGGCGGGACGTTCAACCCGATCCACATGGCGCACCTGAGGATCGCCGAGGAGTCGCGCGACCGCCTCGGCCTGGACCGGATCATGTTCATCCCGGCCGCGACACCGCCGCACAAGCCGCAGATCGGGGAGCTCTCCTACGCGGACCGCTTCGAGATGGTGCGGCTGGCGATCCAGGACAACCCGCACTTCACCGCCTCGGCCATGGAGCAGGAAAGGGGGGGGCGCTCCTACAGCATCGATACGCTGCGGCAGCTGCGCCAGGACTTCCCGGACGACGAATTCTTCTTCATCATCGGTGGCGACTCCTTTGCGGAGATCGCCACCTGGTACAGGTACAGCGAAATCTTTGCCTGCTGCAACATCGTGGCGGTGCAGCGCCCCGGCTCCACTTTCGAGAGCCTTGCCACGGGGTTGCCGACGGCGATAGCGGATCAGTTCACCCACGTCGACACCCCCGACACACTCACTCACGCCTCCGGCTTCCGCCTCCTGGCGGTCGACGGGGTGCTTTTGGACATCTCGTCCAGTCAAATCAGATCGCTTGTCAAAAGCGGCCGCTCGATCAGGTATCTCGTGCCTGAGGCAGTCGAGCGCTACATACAGGAACAGAGGTTATACATCGATGTCAGATAAGGAAATCATGGCGGCAAGAGAGCGCGCCCTGAAATGTGCCTACTTCGCACTGGACAAGAAGGCGCTGAACGTAAAAATCCTCCAGATAGAAAAGATCTCCAGCATCGCCGACTATCTCGTCTTTGCCAGCGGCCGCTCCGACAAGCAGGTGCAGGCGATCGCAGACAGCGTGAAGATGGGGCTGAAGCCTATCGACCGCCCCATCGACATGGAGGGCTTCGACGAAGGGCGCTGGGTGGTGATCGATTACGGCGACATCATCGTCCACGTTTTCCAGGAGGAGGTGCGCGCCATCTACAATCTCGACGAGCTGTGGCAGCGTGCCCCGCGGGTCGAGGTCCCGGAAGAGTACCTCTGGGAGAAAGAGTAAGACGTGAAGCTGAAGGTCCTGTGGGTCGGAAAGACCCAGGAAGCATGGGTCAGGGCAGGTATCGAGGAGTACGCCGGGAGGATCCGGCGCTACATGCCTCTCGAGCTCCTCGAGGCACGGGATGAGAAGGGGGCGGCGGCGCCCGCCATGCGGGAGCGGGAGTGCGAGAGGCTCTCAAAGCTGATCCCCAAGGGGGGAAAGCTGGTGCTCCTGGACGAGCGGGGCGATTCCCTCTCCTCACCCGACCTCGCCTCCTTCCTGGAGAGGAGCAGGGAGCAGGGGATCGGCGACCTCGTCTTCGCCATCGGCGGCGCCTACGGCTTCACCGATTCCTTTCGCAGCCAGGCGTACAAGACGGTATCCCTCTCGAAGATGACCCTGACGCACCAGATGGCGCGGGTCTTTTTGCTGGAGCAGCTCTACCGCGGGTTCACCATCATGAACGGCGAACCGTACCACCACTGACCGCTCTCTGGACTTTTCGAGAGCGGCCGGTTCAGAAGCCCGATAAATAGCCATCAACACAAAAGGTGAAGTCCTCTCTTCACCTTTTTCATTATCACCCGGAGAAAACCATGCCCAAGAAACCTCTTCTCTTAATGATCCTGGACGGCTGGGGGATAAACCCGAGCGAGGAGCACAACGCGGTTGCCAAGGCGGCGACTCCGAACATGACGCGGCTTTGTGCCGACTACCCGTACACGCAGATCGAAGGATCCGGCCTCTCCGTCGGGCTCCCGCGCGGGCAGATGGGGAACTCCGAGGTCGGGCACATGAACATCGGCGCGGGGCGCGTGGTGTACCAGGATCTCACCCGGATCAGCAAGTCGATCGAGGACGGCGACTTCTTCGAGAATCCGGTCCTTCTGGAGTGCATGGAGAAGGTGAAAAAAGGGAGCGGGCGGCTGCACCTTTCCGGGCTCTTGTCCGACGGCGGCGTACACTCCCACGAGACGCATCTCTACGCCCTCATCGAGCTCGCCAAGCGTCAGGGGGTGCGCGACATCTTCGTGCACTGCCTCATGGACGGGCGCGACACGCCGCCGCAAAGCGGGGCGGAGTACCTGAACCGGCTCGAGGAGGAGATAAAGCGCATCGGGGCCGGAACGATCGCCACCGTCATCGGCCGCTACTACGCCATGGACCGCGACAACCGGTGGGAAAGGGTGGAACGGGCGTACGCCGCGATCGTGAAGGGAGAAGGGAACGCCTACGCGAGCTCGGCGGAGGCGATCGCCGCGAGCTACCAGGCAGGCGCCACCGACGAGTTCGTGGAGCCGAGCGTGATACTCAAAAACGGCGTGCCGGTGGGGCGCCTGTGCGACGGCGACGGCTTCATCTTCTTCAACTTCCGCTCCGACCGGGCCCGCGAGATCACCCGCGCCTTTACCGATCCCGCTTTCACCGGCTTCGACAGGAAGCCGTGGCCGCAGCTTTCCTCGTACGTCTGCCTGACGAGCTACGACGAGACCTTCGGCCTCCCCGTCGCCTTTTCCTCGGAGGATCTGAAGAACATCCTCGCCGAGGTGCTGGGAAACGCAGGCCTCACCCAGCTGCGCATAGCCGAGACGGAGAAGTACGCCCACGTGACCTTCTTTTTCAACGGCGGAAATGAAGTACCTTTCCCCGGTGAGGATCGTGTCCTCGTCCCTTCCCCGAAGGAAGTGGCGACCTACGACCTGAAGCCGGAGATGAGCGCGTACCTCGTGACCGACGAACTCCTGAAGAGGCTCGACGAGGACAAGTACGACGTCATCATGCTGAACTTTGCCAATGCCGACATGGTGGGGCACACCGGCATCATGGAGGCGGCCGTGAAGGCTGTAGAGGCGGTCGATTCGTGCGTGGGGCGGCTGGTGGAGAAGGTTCTCTCCCTTGGCGGCACCACGCTCATCACCTCCGACCACGGCAACGCGGAGATCATGCAGGACGAGCAGGGTGGTCCCCACACGGCGCATACCTGCGACATAGTCCCCTTTGTGGTGGTGGGAGAGGCGTACAGGAACGCAAAGCTGCGCAAGGATGGTATTCTTGCCGACATCGCACCCACCATGCTCGGCATCCTCGGGGTGCCGCAGCCGCGGGAGATGACCGGAAAGAGCATCATCGAGTCGTAGCCCCGACGTCGGTTGGGGAGATCTGGCATCGCAAGAGAGGAGAGCCCCATGAAGATCATCGCCATAAACGGAAGCCCCCGCGGGATGGAGGGGAACACCGGAAGGCTCCTCGAGGAGGTCATCGCAGGCGCACGGGAGGCGGGTGCCGAAATCGAGGTCGTCAACCTCGCGCAGGAAAAGATCAGGCCGTGCCTTGCGTGCGACAACTGCCACAGGACCGGGACCTGCCTTCTGAAGGACAGCTTCGAGGAGGTGAAGGAGAAGCTCCTCGCCTGCGACGGCTTCATACTCGCGAGCCCCAACTACATCTTCAGTGTCACCGCGCAGATGAAGGCGTTCATGGACCGGTGCTGCGGCATGATCCACTGCATGTCGCTGGAAGGGAAGTACGCGGCGCTGGTGGAATCGTCCGGCTCCGGTGAAGATGAAGAAGTCCTCGACGCCATGGAACGCTTCGTCAATATGCTCGGCGCCCTCTCCGTCGGCGGGGTCGGCTCGCCAGCCGCAGGCGCGCGGACCTTTCCGGATGAAGAGAACCTCTTTGCGCGGGCGCGCGAGCTTGGGCGGGAACTGTGCGCGAGCGTGCGGGAAAAGAAAGGGTCCCCGGAGCAGCAGGCATTCCTGCACGCCTTCCGCGAGAGGATGCAGCGTCTCGTCTCCTACATGGGGGAGGAGTGGCCGTATGAGCGGGCGCAGTGGGGGAAGAAGTAGGGGGTTAGGCCGCCGCGAGTAATGCCGGGAACGCCTGCGGCTTATCCCGGCCTACATCTGTCACAGGAAACAGCAGAGGG
The DNA window shown above is from Geomonas sp. RF6 and carries:
- the nadD gene encoding nicotinate-nucleotide adenylyltransferase yields the protein MRVGILGGTFNPIHMAHLRIAEESRDRLGLDRIMFIPAATPPHKPQIGELSYADRFEMVRLAIQDNPHFTASAMEQERGGRSYSIDTLRQLRQDFPDDEFFFIIGGDSFAEIATWYRYSEIFACCNIVAVQRPGSTFESLATGLPTAIADQFTHVDTPDTLTHASGFRLLAVDGVLLDISSSQIRSLVKSGRSIRYLVPEAVERYIQEQRLYIDVR
- the rsfS gene encoding ribosome silencing factor; translated protein: MSDKEIMAARERALKCAYFALDKKALNVKILQIEKISSIADYLVFASGRSDKQVQAIADSVKMGLKPIDRPIDMEGFDEGRWVVIDYGDIIVHVFQEEVRAIYNLDELWQRAPRVEVPEEYLWEKE
- a CDS encoding 23S rRNA (pseudouridine(1915)-N(3))-methyltransferase RlmH, which codes for MKLKVLWVGKTQEAWVRAGIEEYAGRIRRYMPLELLEARDEKGAAAPAMRERECERLSKLIPKGGKLVLLDERGDSLSSPDLASFLERSREQGIGDLVFAIGGAYGFTDSFRSQAYKTVSLSKMTLTHQMARVFLLEQLYRGFTIMNGEPYHH
- the gpmI gene encoding 2,3-bisphosphoglycerate-independent phosphoglycerate mutase produces the protein MPKKPLLLMILDGWGINPSEEHNAVAKAATPNMTRLCADYPYTQIEGSGLSVGLPRGQMGNSEVGHMNIGAGRVVYQDLTRISKSIEDGDFFENPVLLECMEKVKKGSGRLHLSGLLSDGGVHSHETHLYALIELAKRQGVRDIFVHCLMDGRDTPPQSGAEYLNRLEEEIKRIGAGTIATVIGRYYAMDRDNRWERVERAYAAIVKGEGNAYASSAEAIAASYQAGATDEFVEPSVILKNGVPVGRLCDGDGFIFFNFRSDRAREITRAFTDPAFTGFDRKPWPQLSSYVCLTSYDETFGLPVAFSSEDLKNILAEVLGNAGLTQLRIAETEKYAHVTFFFNGGNEVPFPGEDRVLVPSPKEVATYDLKPEMSAYLVTDELLKRLDEDKYDVIMLNFANADMVGHTGIMEAAVKAVEAVDSCVGRLVEKVLSLGGTTLITSDHGNAEIMQDEQGGPHTAHTCDIVPFVVVGEAYRNAKLRKDGILADIAPTMLGILGVPQPREMTGKSIIES
- a CDS encoding flavodoxin family protein, whose translation is MKIIAINGSPRGMEGNTGRLLEEVIAGAREAGAEIEVVNLAQEKIRPCLACDNCHRTGTCLLKDSFEEVKEKLLACDGFILASPNYIFSVTAQMKAFMDRCCGMIHCMSLEGKYAALVESSGSGEDEEVLDAMERFVNMLGALSVGGVGSPAAGARTFPDEENLFARARELGRELCASVREKKGSPEQQAFLHAFRERMQRLVSYMGEEWPYERAQWGKK